One segment of Pontibacter akesuensis DNA contains the following:
- the rpsN gene encoding 30S ribosomal protein S14: protein MAKEAVKARELKRQKMVAKYATRRAELKANGDYDALDKLPRNASPVRLHNRCKLSGRPRGYMRKFGISRVVFRELASMGKIPGVTKSSW, encoded by the coding sequence ATGGCGAAAGAAGCAGTAAAAGCCAGAGAGCTTAAAAGACAAAAAATGGTAGCTAAGTATGCTACTAGAAGAGCTGAGCTAAAAGCCAACGGTGATTACGATGCACTGGATAAGTTGCCTCGTAACGCATCGCCGGTTAGACTTCACAACCGTTGCAAACTGTCAGGAAGACCAAGAGGATATATGCGTAAATTTGGCATCTCCCGCGTGGTTTTCAGAGAGTTAGCGTCCATGGGTAAAATTCCTGGCGTTACTAAGTCGAGCTGGTAA